In Eremothecium gossypii ATCC 10895 chromosome V, complete sequence, the genomic stretch CGATGGATTGGAGTTTCTAGGTTTTCCCTCTATATGTGTGTTTGCTTTTGTCAATCTAGGTTTTGAATTATTCGAGGAGAAAGACGTCTAGTGCCGTTGTCTGGGATGTGTGTCTGGTATAAATTCTAACTACCCTTCGTTTTCTCGGACCGCTTGTGATAGATGCTGTGTGGTTCTAGATCTAGCGACCTTAAAAGGAGGCTTTCTGATGAGTGGTTATTATCGGTTGTATCCTTTATATAACTCTATGCTGAGGGAGATTGGACAAAACGTTGACTGACGGATCGTGACACAAAAAAACCTGCATCTTATGCGACGGAAATCTGACATGCGGTCGCAAGATAGATTAATCGCCACCATGAAGTCTATAGTGAGACGACGGGAGCGATTGCTATGTGTAAGTTTGTGCCGGTATCTGTCGCTCATGCAATTTAGGTTCCATCCTAAGGGGAGAGTTTGGGCGGCAACGACGAAATGCTAATTCGAAGTGCCATTAGGAGTCGAATGCGGCTGCCCATCGTAAATAGTAGGACGAATAACCACCCGATAGAATGGAAGAGGAATTTGGGCTCAAATTCTGAATAACGACGGGGCAGAAGAAAACAGTAGGTGGTGGGCGAATTCGCACATTCGCCACCGTCGAACGCGGCATAGGTTTGTATACATATAGCGAAAACGACGTGACATGCATATGCAATCCATAATTAACGCCTCACTTTAACCGGTGGCGTCGGTGCAACCGGTCATTTCATTGGCGGTTAGTTTTCTTCCACTTGTCTGGTCGGATGGAAAACATTTGTGGCACGAGTATTTTAGCGCCGAAGCCTACTTACAGCCAGAAACGTTACTTTGCAAATTACAGGGTCTATGGCCAAGGTCTAACAGACAGAACTGCGACGCACTGTCGCCCCTCCCAGTCTAAGCTGCAAAAAAATTGGACGAGACCGGAATCGAACCGATGACCTCTCCCATGCTAAGGGAGCGCGCTACCAACTACGCCACACGCCCACGTGTAATTGATGACTGTGGGTCCAGTTGTAGCTACTATGAGGTACAATTGACATCAGGACTATGGCATCGTCATACGAGTAATATACCCACACCAGCTGAGGGGCTTTATTGGTTTCTACCAACGGCTGTACAGACGAAACCTGCATTGTAGACGAACTGCCCTGATATTTCGTCCCATAAATAGGCTACCTTAGTCTGACTGCTGTCACCAGCGTTTGACGAGATCACTATGGGGGCTTGAAACATCACGTGATTTATATTATAGATTCCTTCCGTGATTAAACCAAGTTCAGGACTTATTTCTACGATCAGGTGTCTTCCATCAATGCCTGAAGCCACTGATGAGCTCGGATAACTTCCCCCTTCTAGATATACCGGAGCTGGTTACATGCTTGCAGGAGTGTGATTTCTCACTTGCAACTATCCAAAATGTGGAGAGGCCATCCTCGCAGTTCGTTATCACCCTCTACAAGCAAATTATAGACACGTTCATGGGCGTGTCGCCCGACTCGCTACTTGAAGACTCTAGAAACTTTGTGGAAAATGGAGATACAAGCGAGCAGGAGGTATACGATGCTAGTCTAGTATACCATGACACGTTAAAAATCCTCGCGTTAAACAAGATATGTTATAAGTTCTTCCTGGACATTGGAGTTTCTGATTTTAACGTTATGGATCTTTATAAACCTGATCCTCATCGTACGCGGCGCTTCCTTTCTGCTGTTGCAAACTATGCCCGTTTTCGTGAAGAAGCCATGCTCGAACTCGATGGAGATCAACACCCTGATGGTGTTAGATATTTGGAACAGACAGACAAGTTATTGAAAGAACTTCGGCTCAAGTTTGACGCCAACAACCTCCTGCATTCACGTGTTCAGAAATACAAAGAGTTCCAGAAGTCTGATGACCTTGAAGCTTTGGAAAGTGATAACAAAAACATGGAGTCTGAACTAAGGCATTTGAACCAGGTACAAGAAACACTAACCGTTGACTACGAGCGGTATAAAGCCGAGAAGCAGAGGCACTTATCTGAACTAGAAACTTTGGGCTATGAACTAATTGAATTGGAGTCCGAAAGAGATAAGCTAAGGAAATACTCACAGACTGATGCGGAAGTGCTACGAAAAGGTGTTCGTGAACTATCTCTGCTTTTGGAACAGCAACAAGTGCAACTGGAAAAATTAGAGCAAAAGCAAAAGAATCTACAGATTTCATTTGAGACGTTCCAGGCTTCGACTCAAGAGCTGTATGAAGTATTACAGATAGTGTCTACAGACCTACAGGATTCCCATCTAAAAGAAAGTACCTTATTGGATGCTAAACACAAGCTGATGCAAAACCATAAGAATCTCAACAACCTTCTATCTGCTGGTATAATGGCGAAGATAACGTTATTACAGGAACAGCTTGATTCTCAAAAACGTAAACTAGCGGAATTGGAACTAAATACACAGGCAAAGGAAAGCGAAAATAGCGCGACTTTAAAAAGACTAAGAAAGCAGCACACAGATGATGTCTTGCCGGAGGTACGAAATATCGAGCAGCGTTATAAAACCAAAGTCGCAGATACAATTACAAATTATGAGTCTCAAATGCGAAACATCAAAGTTGATTTTGACAACGAAGTTGCTCTTATAGAAAACGAGTGTTCATTGCTATTCAACCACATTAAAAATTACATGACTACCATCGGAGAAAAGCTTGGTTGATGATAATTTGTGAATTATGTATTATACTACAAATAAGCTTGGTGCTACTGCTTAAAAAACAGTTGCACATAAAAGGCCTTGTCATCTCTATCCCAGTAGCTGCATCTCCCATTCAGTTCGTCTATAGATTCAACTGCTGATTGCCTTTTACTCATTACAATTTCCTTGTCGGGTATTTCAATGGCAATGTTTTCAAAAGGCTCATACGCTACCACTAGATATTTTTTATCGTCGTCCTCAGCGCCAGGAAGTTCAAGCCCTGATAAAATCCGCAGACATGGTGGTTCTTCCTCATCCCCTGATGCAGCAGTACCTTCTACCTTATAGTCTACTCTAACCGCTATCCCGATGTGCTCCGTTTCCGGATCTTTTACCTTTGTGAATTGCACCTTTGGAACCACTCCATTGTGTTTTATCTGTTGTCGCATCTCCTCGACTTTGGTATGGAACTCTCTATCTTGCTTCGATAGTGCGTCATCATCAGCTCCTGCTGTACTTCCGCCCCGCCTCAGCAAATTCAACCCATGCTTCTTTCCGCCCAAATGCCGCTCCACGCTTGACCATGACATGTGCATGGTATTGCACAATTTACAGACCAGTTTACCGGAGTGATTTTTGTATATATATGGGTTTCTTTTCAGCTTCGCTTCATCATCTGCCTTGTCAGCGCTGTCATGCTGGAAAGTATATGGAACGTCTTCGCCCCCACGCAGAAGATCTTCAACCTGCTTCCGCCTATGAACATTCTGTTGTGATTGAGAGGCGATACCGCCTCCACCTTTCTTCGAGCCTGCCCGGTTTTGGTAATCCATACGTTCTTCCCCATTCTTTTGGTATTGGTATAAGCGATGCAAATGAAAACAGCCTCTTGAATACAAATCGACTTGCCTACGTATAAAATTATATTTTTATCAGAAACTTGGCGAGCATCAAGCTCGGCTTCATTGATTCATATACTAAACAGAATACACTACATGCTACCGTCCGAAAACGAATAATCTATTTCcaatatatatatatatatatatatatatattataGTTGTACTTTATAAATCTGAACTAGGTCATACAACTCTCAAATCAAACGATATTTATTCTACATATAGCACGGGCGACGCACCAATTGAAGACTCTAGGGCGCCTGAACTTGGCGCTGCCCTGTATCTTTAGCCTGTTCCTTTACAGGGTCATAAACATAGTACATACCGCGCTCTAGTTCGTCATACTGGATGTTCCTCTGTTTCAGCTGCGGCCAATTTTCGTGAGGGATATCCCACCCACATTTCTGAGCTATGAAAGCTGCAACGTCGTCGCACAGCCCCAGTAACGTTAGGTCAAATTCGGCGTGCTTAACGGGGTCTCTATTGATAAGTACTTGTGGTACGTGAGCTGGAACCATGTTAACAATCTCGGAAACTGGCGCCACTTTCAAACTTGTTCCGATACAGATCAGCAGATCGCATTGCAACACGTCTTGCCGAATATTTGTGTGAAATTCCAATGGAAGCGCCTCGCCAAAAAACGTAATATCCGGCTTGATGACACCAAACGACCTACTCATATGGAAAATTGAGCTTGAATTGTGCGAGGACTGCTGTCCGTTCTTCGTTCCCGGGTCATCGGAGACCGTCGGATACTCTTCTTGTCTTTTCGGGTAGCAATAAGCACACAAGGGGATCTCCCTGTCCTTGATCTGTTGAAATATTCTCTCTCCGGGCATTTTTAAATGGCACGTCACGCAAGACGCAGTAGCGAAGGAGCCATGGCATTGCACAATGTTTTCCTTGAAGATGCCAGCATATGACTCAAGATTGTCAATATTCTGAGTGTAGTTGCGCAGAAGCTTACCTTTATCCTGGATCATTTTGATAAAGCTGTGTAGCGGCGAGAACTTG encodes the following:
- the PRP11 gene encoding spliceosome assembly protein PRP11 (Syntenic homolog of Saccharomyces cerevisiae YDL043C (PRP11)) produces the protein MDYQNRAGSKKGGGGIASQSQQNVHRRKQVEDLLRGGEDVPYTFQHDSADKADDEAKLKRNPYIYKNHSGKLVCKLCNTMHMSWSSVERHLGGKKHGLNLLRRGGSTAGADDDALSKQDREFHTKVEEMRQQIKHNGVVPKVQFTKVKDPETEHIGIAVRVDYKVEGTAASGDEEEPPCLRILSGLELPGAEDDDKKYLVVAYEPFENIAIEIPDKEIVMSKRQSAVESIDELNGRCSYWDRDDKAFYVQLFFKQ
- the NUF2 gene encoding kinetochore-associated Ndc80 complex subunit NUF2 (Syntenic homolog of Saccharomyces cerevisiae YOL069W (NUF2)); the encoded protein is MSSDNFPLLDIPELVTCLQECDFSLATIQNVERPSSQFVITLYKQIIDTFMGVSPDSLLEDSRNFVENGDTSEQEVYDASLVYHDTLKILALNKICYKFFLDIGVSDFNVMDLYKPDPHRTRRFLSAVANYARFREEAMLELDGDQHPDGVRYLEQTDKLLKELRLKFDANNLLHSRVQKYKEFQKSDDLEALESDNKNMESELRHLNQVQETLTVDYERYKAEKQRHLSELETLGYELIELESERDKLRKYSQTDAEVLRKGVRELSLLLEQQQVQLEKLEQKQKNLQISFETFQASTQELYEVLQIVSTDLQDSHLKESTLLDAKHKLMQNHKNLNNLLSAGIMAKITLLQEQLDSQKRKLAELELNTQAKESENSATLKRLRKQHTDDVLPEVRNIEQRYKTKVADTITNYESQMRNIKVDFDNEVALIENECSLLFNHIKNYMTTIGEKLG